From a region of the Sesamum indicum cultivar Zhongzhi No. 13 linkage group LG3, S_indicum_v1.0, whole genome shotgun sequence genome:
- the LOC105159277 gene encoding transcription factor bHLH85-like, translating into MEAIGAFLDEEWESLSKLFSCEDSSDFQLHFDGSNLFSGNGDSPSSPMMFAAAENVAAADGSLFFPLDTNFYCVSQESSNSSENDSGCFTCPVDVNHQAANGVSFVHDLTNDSFESMGFCTMDGGNDSLMLPVFPDDLMEEVVQLKEDIHIDQMGSVGIQPVDNGESMLQLKKKYEAAEIQTQDKGCDNSSDQSPKKRPRVSRDAQKNKRPPVSKKNKKAMQISNEEEENYVGGNGQSSSPCSSEEDCSNASQELNESKQSASKGKAKVTRGAATDPQSLYARRRRERINERLRILQNLVPNGTKVDISTMLEEAVHYVKFLQLQIKLLSSDDLWMYAPIAYNGMDIGLYQKVLPNLWPHN; encoded by the exons ATGGAGGCCATTGGAGCTTTTCTTGATGAAGAGTGGGAGTCATTGAGCAAACTGTTTTCCTGTGAAGATTCATCAGATTTTCAGCTTCATTTTGATGGCAGCAACTTGTTCTCGGGCAACGGTGATAGCCCGTCTTCGCCCATGATGTTTGCTGCTGCTGAGAATGTGGCTGCTGCTGATGGGAGTCTGTTTTTCCCTCTTGACACTAATTTCTATTGTGTTTCACAAGAGAGCAGCAACAGCAGCGAGAATGATAGCGGCTGTTTCACCTGTCCGGTGGACGTAAACCACCAGGCTGCCAATGGTGTAAGCTTCGTTCATGATTTAACCAATGACTCATTTGAGTCAATGGGATTTTGCACTATGGATGGCGGGAACGATAGCTTAATGCTGCCTGTTTTTCCTGATGATTTGATGGAAGAGGTTGTTCAGTTGAAGGAAGACATTCATATCGACCAAATGGGCAGTGTTGGAATTCAGCCTGTAGACAACGGTGAATCTATGCTGCAGCTCAAGAAGAAGTATGAAGCAGCCGAAATCCAGACTCAGGACAAGGGATGTGATAATTCATCTGATCAAAGTCCTAAGAAAAGACCTCGGGTTTCAAGAGAT gcacaaaaaaataagagaccTCCCGTGTcgaaaaagaacaagaaagcaATGCAAATTAgcaatgaagaagaagaaaactatGTTGGAGGTAATGGGCAGAGCTCAAGCCCCTGCAGCTCTGAGGAGGACTGTTCCAATGCTTCCCAAGAACTCAACGAATCCAAACAATCGGCCTCAAAAGGCAAAGCAAAGGTCACCAGGGGTGCAGCAACTGATCCTCAAAGCCTTTATGCAAGG AGAAGGCGAGAACGAATTAATGAGAGACTGAGGATCTTGCAGAATCTTGTTCCCAACGGAACAAAG GTTGACATTAGCACAATGCTGGAAGAGGCTGTCCACTACGTAAAGTTCTTACAGCTTCAAATCAAG TTACTAAGTTCGGATGATCTATGGATGTATGCTCCCATTGCTTACAATGGAATGGACATTGGGCTATACCAGAAGGTTCTTCCAAATCTATGGCCTCACAATTAA